One Fibrobacterota bacterium DNA window includes the following coding sequences:
- a CDS encoding carbohydrate-binding protein: protein MRRFGIILLSALPAFLAFSCQVSPTGSTGDAAPGLSYSALTISPVGLPDKLLLGLFENPGQTWMKNSAVPWSARYCYLTKGWVNNWGWSAYDGSWALNFMKESDGIGAVPVVEFYQMNGEAGGGEAQFLAKAQNAATMKGYFGDFKLLMQRAKDFGKPVYVELEADGYAFLQAQTGGNPNTAAAVASTGLPELAGLPNTVAGWGLAFLAIKKAVGADNAFLCMHVSGWASGKDLFNYSYTVSLQPEVDNVYAFLSPLGLASNATGIAYDGLVSDPCDRDADFYRLTQNDGGIRWWDTSSTASISSRSMNRYREWLRLWNAKSGKRWLLWQIPLGNSNHLNVYNNGGAREGYKDNRPEYFLGNGGLARAKAFADAGVIALLFGAGAGGQSSYGNDIYTDGKSFMQSRGASFFAAGGVSLSGGSTGTPIALPGRIQAEDYKAGGEGVGYHDLSAGNAGGKYRTDNVDIEATTDAGGGYNVGWIDPGEWLAYDVAVGKAGLYTLTLRMASATAGTKTAALSVDGTQAASFAFTDASGWQSWKSIQVSGVRLAAGNHSLRIAMATGGFNINWLDAAYVSP, encoded by the coding sequence ATGCGCCGCTTCGGCATAATTCTCCTCTCCGCCCTGCCCGCCTTCCTCGCCTTCTCCTGCCAGGTTTCGCCAACGGGGTCCACCGGCGACGCGGCGCCCGGCCTTTCCTATTCGGCCCTGACCATTTCGCCCGTCGGCCTTCCGGACAAGCTTCTCCTCGGGCTATTCGAGAACCCCGGCCAGACCTGGATGAAGAACAGCGCCGTGCCCTGGAGCGCCCGCTACTGCTACCTCACCAAGGGATGGGTCAACAATTGGGGCTGGAGCGCGTACGACGGTTCCTGGGCCCTCAATTTCATGAAGGAGAGCGACGGCATTGGCGCCGTGCCGGTCGTCGAATTCTACCAGATGAACGGCGAGGCGGGCGGGGGCGAGGCCCAGTTCCTGGCCAAGGCCCAGAATGCGGCCACCATGAAAGGTTATTTCGGCGACTTCAAGCTCCTGATGCAGCGGGCCAAGGATTTCGGGAAGCCGGTATACGTGGAGCTGGAAGCCGACGGGTACGCCTTCTTGCAAGCGCAAACCGGAGGAAATCCCAACACCGCCGCGGCCGTGGCTTCCACCGGATTGCCCGAGCTGGCGGGCTTGCCCAATACCGTGGCCGGCTGGGGCCTGGCCTTTCTCGCCATCAAAAAAGCGGTAGGCGCCGACAACGCCTTCCTATGCATGCACGTCTCGGGATGGGCCAGCGGGAAGGACCTCTTCAATTACAGCTATACGGTTTCGCTCCAACCGGAAGTCGACAACGTGTATGCCTTCCTATCGCCCTTGGGACTGGCATCCAACGCGACCGGCATCGCCTACGACGGCCTCGTATCCGATCCTTGCGATCGGGATGCCGATTTCTACCGCTTGACCCAGAACGACGGGGGCATCCGCTGGTGGGATACCTCCTCCACCGCTTCCATATCCTCGCGGAGCATGAACCGCTACCGGGAATGGCTGCGCCTATGGAACGCCAAATCGGGCAAGCGCTGGCTCCTCTGGCAAATCCCCTTGGGCAATTCCAACCATCTGAACGTGTATAACAATGGCGGGGCGCGGGAAGGCTATAAGGACAATCGCCCCGAGTACTTCCTCGGGAACGGCGGCTTGGCCCGCGCCAAAGCCTTTGCCGACGCCGGCGTCATCGCGCTCCTGTTCGGGGCGGGGGCGGGCGGACAGAGCAGCTACGGGAACGATATCTATACCGATGGCAAATCCTTCATGCAAAGCCGCGGCGCGTCGTTCTTCGCGGCCGGAGGCGTAAGCCTGTCCGGAGGTTCGACCGGCACGCCCATCGCGCTCCCCGGACGCATCCAGGCCGAGGACTATAAGGCCGGCGGCGAAGGCGTGGGCTACCATGATTTGAGCGCCGGGAATGCCGGCGGCAAATACCGCACGGACAACGTGGACATCGAAGCCACGACCGACGCGGGTGGAGGCTACAACGTGGGCTGGATCGACCCCGGGGAATGGCTCGCCTATGACGTGGCCGTCGGCAAAGCCGGCTTATATACGCTCACCTTGCGCATGGCATCGGCAACGGCCGGGACCAAAACCGCCGCCTTAAGCGTGGACGGGACGCAAGCGGCCTCCTTCGCCTTCACGGACGCATCGGGATGGCAAAGCTGGAAAAGCATTCAGGTCAGCGGCGTCAGGCTCGCGGCCGGAAACCACAGCCTGCGGATCGCCATGGCGACCGGGGGGTTCAATATCAATTGGCTGGACGCGGCCTACGTTTCGCCTTAG